CCTCTTCATCGCAGCCGACACCGGCGGCTGCGAAGCCATGTTCTGGATCAACGGCAAACCTGCAGGCATCTTCAACCATGCCGATTACAAGCATCAGCGCGGCGACCACGTCGCGCTGCTGCTGACCACATCCGCGCGCGCTGGAGAGACCTTCGAGATCGCTGTGGAGTCCTACGCCGGTCATGAAATCGTGGGCGTGCATCCCGGCGACACGCCGGAAACTCAGGACGCCTACCGCCCGCCATTCACCCGCGAATATAAAACGATCAACCTACTCCGCCGTGACGAACAGGTCATGGACTTCGTGATTGATCTCCACTTGGCACGTACGCTGGAGGAAGGCCTGCCGGAGCGCAATTTTCGCAAGGGCGAGCTCCTCGCCGCACTGAGCGAAGTCTTCGCCACAATCTGGGAAGAACCCGACACAGTCGAAGAAAATGTCTGGCGTGAGTGCCTACGCCGGGCGTCCAAAATCCTGAAAACCGTCTTGGCCAAGCGCAATGGCGATTCAGCACCACGGGCGGGGCTCGTCGGCCACTCACACCTCGACACTGCCTGGTTGTGGACCATCGACGAAACCATCCGCAAATGCGCGCGTACTTATAGCAACGTACTGCGCCTCATGGAGCAGTATCCCGAATATCGTTTTGTTCAGAGCTCTGCACTCCACGCAGACTTCATGCGCGAACACTACCCTGAGATCTTCGACGGCATCCAGCGACGCGCGCGCGAAGGCCGCTGGGAGCCCAATGGCGGAGCCTGGGTTGAGCCCGACGTAAACCTCGCAGGCGGCGAGGCGCTCATCCGCCAATTCATTTATGGTCAAGGCTTCACCCAAGAGCATTTCGGCTACAAGTCGGATGTGTTCTGGCTGCCCGACACTTTCGGCTACACCGCTGCCCTTCCCCAGATCCTGCTCGGCTGCGGCATCCGCTACTTCCTGACCACTAAACTGAGTTGGAACGAGACCAACAGCTTCCCCTATGACACCTTCTGGTGGGAAGGTATCGACGGCTCAAAGGTATTTACACACTTCAACGACATCCATTGCGCTCCCGACCCCGGCACGCTGCTCAACAAGCTTGCTGGCTCTGGCCCCAAAGACTTCCGCACCACAGAAAACTGTGTGCGCCACCCTGACGTCAACCAGATGCGCCTTGTCTCCTTCGGCAAGGGCGACGGCGGCGGCGGGCCCGACTTTACCATGCTCGAGGTGGCCCGCCGTGTGGGGGACATCGACGGCTGCCCGCGTGGCGAATACACCACCGTCTCCGACTTCATGCAGGAATTGGAAAACCACGCCGTCCGCGCCCCCCTTTATTGCGGCGAGCTTTATGTGGAGAGCCATCGCGGCGTCTTCACCCAGCAGGCCTCCATCAAGCGACTAAACCGCGCCGCAGAGTTCGCCCTACACAACCTCGAATACTGTGCCGCGCGCGCTCAATTAACCGACGTAAATGTCGATCGCGCACGGCTCGAACGCCTTTGGAAAACTCTGCTCCTAAACCAATTTCACGACATCCTGCCAGGCACCTCAATCCCTGAAGTTCACGATCGCGCCATCCGGGAGCTCAGCGCTCTCGTCGCCGATGCACGCGCCTTCAGCACCGAGTTGCTGGATAAATTATCTGACTCCGCCACCGACGCGATCAGCCTACACAATACCTTGAGCTGGAACAGAGAATCCGCATGGATCCCCGCCGAGTTTCCTCTTCCCGCCAACGTCGTTGCGCAAACCATCGATACGCCGTGGGGTGAGCGTCGCCACATCCTGGCCGGGCTCAATCTGCCACCGCTCGGCGCCTCCGTATTGCCAATCAACCGCATACCGCAGGATACCAACAAAGCGGCAGCCGAAACCGATTGCCCTTTTACCTTCGACGGTTCCGTGGTCACAACGCCATACGCGAATATCCGACTCGATGAGGCCGGGTGTATCGACTCGTGGATCGACCTGGCCAGCGGACGCGAGCTGCGCGCCCCAAACCGAGGCCCACTCAACAACCTGGTCTTCGGCGAAGACATTCCAGCACAATGGGACAATTGGGACATTGACGCCGACCTCGAAAGCAAGCTCGCGCCTCTCGTATCCAAGTGCGAAATAAAGGTCGCCGCCAAGGGCTCACTGCAACTACGCCTGCGGCGCAAAGTGCAGCTGACACCACGCTCCTGGCTGGAGCAGGATATGGTATTTCACGCCCACACCGCACGCGTCGACTTCGAAACTGCGGTCCAGTGGGAGGAGCCGCATCGCTACCTGGGGGCGGAGTTTCCACTCGCTATTCATAGCCCAACGGCGCGGCACGAAATCCAGTTTGGGCACCTGCAGCGCGGCACCCATGCAAACTTCTCCGAGGACCGTGCGCGTTTCGAAGTCAGCCAACATAAGTGGAGCGATCTGTCGGAGGCGGACTTCGGCGTCGCCTTGCTCAATGATGGTAAATACGGCCTCTCGGTTCGCGGCGGCAAGATTCGCCTGTCCCTCATGAAAGGTGGTGGACACCCGGACCCGCGCGGCGACCGCGGCTTCCACTTTTTCACCTACTCGCTGCTGCCTCATCATGGCGGTTTTTCAGTCGAGTCGGTCGTGCGGCCTGCTTATGAGCAGAATACGCCCCTGTTGATTCACACCAGCGCCACACGCGAAACGGCATCGCTAATCGACAACGTCGCTCCCAATGCTGTCGTGGAAACCATCAAGCCCGCCGAGGACGGCCGAGGTATTATTGTGCGCCTTTACGACGCCGCCGGTGCTGCCTCAAAGCTCGCCTTCACGCCAGCCGCATCACTGACCCAGCAAACGGATTGCAACCTTCTTGAGGAACCGGTTGACACGCCGGAATGGCATCGCCCCTTTGGCATCCGTAGCGTCCGCCTGACTCGATAAAGTAAGCGACAAAAAAGGCCTGTAAACCGAACTCAGGTGTATTTGATCTGCCAGCAAATGAAGGGCTGGAGCGTCATCACCACGGATTAAGTCTCAACAGTCACAGCTTTCTTTGAAGACTCACGAATGACCAGGTGGCAGGGTAAGCGATTATTCCGGTGCTCGATCTCGACACCTTCCAGGAGCTTCACAATCAGTTCCACAGCGCGCGCGCCGCAACGACGCAAAGGTTGGTGCACACTAGTCAATGGCGGAGAAGAAACCGCCGCTTGAGGCAAATCATCAAAACCGACGATTGCCACATCTTCAGGCACGCGCCAGCCACGTTCTTTGCATCGTTTCATGGCGTTTAAAGCGATAATATCATGCAGGCAAATAATCGCCTCTGGCGGCTCACGCATCGCCATAAAGACATCAATTTCCTGAATACCCTGTTTCTCAGGCTCGCGCTTTCCAACCGTCAGGAAATACTCCGGTGGTAAATCCAAGCCATGTTCCTTCATCGCTTCAAGGAAGCCTGCCTCGCGCTCGCAGGCAACTTCAGTCGAAAGACACGTTAGGAATGCAATGCGTCGGTATCCTTGATCGATTAAATGATTGGTGAGGTCCACCATAGCCTCCTTATTCTGGCTCGAAACACTCACGTGTCCATCTTGCGAATAATCATCGACCAGCACAACTTTTTGCCCGGTCTGAATAAGGGCATTCACAATGCTCTTGGTGTGCTTATGAGTTTCAGAAGTTTGCAGCGGCACGACAAGTGTGCCCGCCACTCGGAGCTCATTTAAGCGTATTACCTGATCCATTGCCGTGCTCATTTCGTTTCTGGCATTCGCGAGGATCAACTGATAACCGAGGCGAGCCGCAGCGTCCTGAGCACCACGAATCATCAAATCATACGCACCTGAAACCCCTTCATGGTGTGAAACCAGCAAAGCGAGTAGCTTCTGCTGGGACTTGCTTCGCTCAATATTGACAAAGGTGCCTCGTCCGCGAAAACGGACCAGCAAACCCTCCTCAACCAAATCCGCGATCGCTTTGCGAACGGTTGTCCGGGACAAGTTCGTATCGCGGCATATCTCAAGCTCGGGCTTTAGCTGCTGGCTTTGCCCCACCTCACCACTCAGCACCATTCGCCTGATCATTGATTTTGCAGCTTGATAACGAGTGGAATCATCACACTGAACAAAATTTGACTGACGGATAAACTCTTCCTCTTGATAATCTGAACTGCTCATTGCTTTCGCGTTTTAATTGTCTATGCGTAAAAATGGACCTCGAAATTGCGTAAATATGTATCTTATAAAAACATAGCGAAGGCTGCAGTGTCAATCCTCCCCTCGGCTTAGTATCAGCACGCCACAAACTTAGCTGGTCGATTGTGCACTTAATGCTGATCCAAAGGTATATGCCGACTATCCACAGCGACGCTGATATCAATAAAAACTCCCGCAACCCTCATGATATGAGGATCGCAGGAGTTTGAAATCTCACTGAACCAATAACCTATTCCAAAACTAACTCCGCTCGACGCCAGGTATCAGCGCCCACAGGTAGTAGCAACTCACCCGCTGTATAAGTGAGTGTTTGTGTGCCATCCCGGCTGTGCAATTTCCAAACTTTTTCCCCGGTTGGCTCCTTCACACCTTGCAATGACAAAGACGGCCCAGGTAGATCATCGCCAGAACTATCGATGTAGGTCCGGCTCAAGAGCATGCGCTCGCTTTCGTCGAGATTTAGATTATCAGCCGTTACAAGCATGACCGTAGCAAAGCCCGACGTATTTCCAATCTGCAAGCACTGCAGGCCATCTGGAGCGTTTGAATCTAAAAAACCACTGAATACTTCTGCCTGATCCGCGGCTGCAGTGAGTTGTTCGCGGGTCAGGTCTTTGCGAATCTCTCCCGTATCCGAGACCAGCACATTCCCTGCTGGACTCGCCGCCATATAAGGCTCAGCAGCCTGAGATGATGGGACGCTCCCCAGTACACGGCGAATTTCATGCTTACTCTGCCAACCCGGCGCATAAGCCTCCAACTGATTCACTGTGCCATGATAACTCGAAGACCAAGCATTATCAGGCGAAGTAATTGTGATTGGCGCATCCGAACGCGCAAACAGCCCACGGCGGAAGATAGTTGCAGATGTAAGCATATGATCCAGCATAACCTCGTCGCAGATCAAGTCACCGAAGTCGCTCGTCTCTCGAGTTACATGGGGCCCATAGGCAGCCCCAACATTTCCGTATGAGGGACGTGTCTCAACGGAATGATTGCCATGATTATAGGCAAACCATGCAAGTCCAGACCATCCATGCAATGAGCCATAGGTAATAAATGATGCCGGCAATAAGCTACGAATAGGATCGTCAACATCCGCATATTGCCTCACCCACACATTGGGAGAGATTTCAATTCGATCCTCGCGCAAGCCAAGTTCGCCAATGAAGTATGGCTTACCATACACTGCCATTTTACCTGCCTTAACCAACCAATCTTCCACATTGCTAAAAATATTAGGATCTACATAGGCATGCTGCTCCATGTAATCATTCTCTTCGGCAAAAAGCTCAAATGGACGATTTCCACGCCATAAATTCGAGAAGATGACTGGCACCTCGTCATACCCCAAGCTATTGATAAAATCGTTCATCCGCTCACTGTAATCTGCGTCCAGTTTATTTAAGAAATCGGATCGCAATTCCTTATAGCTAGTCGTCTTGATACTCCCCGGACTGCTTTGCCCAACTGATAACGCGTAGCTTTCCCACTTCGCCTGCAACTTTGCTTGGAAGTAGTTCATTCCGTCATCATCGTACCAGTTCGGATTTACAAAAGTATACTCACTTGAAAATTCATTGGAGAGCTCGAACGCAATCACCTGATCATCGTCCCCATAGCGAAGTCCGGTATACGGGTTTACGCGACCAAGAAGATCTCTGCAGAATTCCTGATTCATCAGCTCAACCCGCTCATCAAAGACAGCCAAAGCCTTGCGCTGATCCATGCCTCCTTGCGTATTCAAGGTCGCAATATCTTGCCTCCAATCCTGATCATCCTGAGTGGACACCGATAATATACCTACATCATCGGGCCTGTATTGGCGAAGCCATATGTTGCTGAACATAACGTTGATCCCCCGCTCACGCAGCTTCGCATTCATGTAATCAAAACGATCCCACGCAATTTCGTTGGGCTCACGTGACTCGCCATCAGTTGCGGTTCCCTCATAGGCCGCCAGACTGATCGTGCTATGCAGCAAAGGATTGGAATGAGAATCAGACAACCCATCTTTCTGCCAATTCCAATCGTTGCTCCGGCGGAGCATATGATGCCAACGTACACAATTAACACCGAGCTCGACCAGGTGATCCGCAAAATCATCAGCGACATCGTGGCTGGGATAGAATGCAACCACATTCATCCCCCAGAACTTTACCGGCTGTTGCCCTTCATCGACATACTGATCGTCTGCTATCGACAATGGCGCGACTCCATGGCGACGGGCGAAACCGATGTTGCTCGTCGTGATCTCCATCGCGTTCAAGTAGGTGTATTGATTATTACCACCATCTGCAGTGATGCTCAATGAGAACTCACCCAATAAATTGGGCCGTATCGATGGAATCGTGGCAGAGCGGCTGGTGTTGCTGGAGGCGTTTAACGTGGTCGATTTAACCGTATCTCCCGCAAGTGTGTAGACAGCAGTGCGATTATCAGAAACCCCCGCTCTAGCTCCCACAAAGGTGAAGGAATAGTCTTTTTCGGGATCAAACCCGCTAAATTTGAACGTAGCCGTCACACTACTGCTCCACCAAAATCCGTCCTGGATTGCAGCGTCGGCAAAATCTGGCGACAAAGGTGCTTCGGGAGTTGTGCCACTAGTCAGTTGTCCTGCACTGCTTCCAGTCAATTGCACTGTCCAACCGGTATCAACGCCCGTGTAGAAATCGCCCAACGACACCTCAGGACCGCCAGTCGTTGCATCTGAGAAATTTGTCCACCCGTAATCTGTAGTTAAATTGGCTGTCGATCCAAAATCGATGCAAGCGTACTGATCAGACTCAACCTTGAGGGCACCAAGGTAAAACCAGTCGCCGCGCGAACTCCTATCTTCCTGAAACTCTAAACGAATCTTACCGAGATGGTCAGGGAACACTCCTGAAAGAACCGATATGACAGATGTATTATTCGCCGCATCCAATATCGCGGTAGTCTTTGCTTCACCATACGCAGTAACGTGCGTAGTCCGCGACGGATCCGTTGCATTACCAGTCATCCTTGAGGCCGAAAAAGTTAACGTGTAGGATTGGTCTGGATGTAGGCCAGATAATTCAATCACTGGCCGAGTTCCGTTATTCGCATAAAATGAGTCTTTCATTGCCTCAGCAGTAAAGTCGCCGTTTGCGGCATTGCTACCACTGCTATTGATTCCGTCAAATCCACTCTGGAAGCTGAGATCAACATGACTATCGACATGTGACGCGTAGTCGATCAGATCGTAATTTACGCCGATCGCACTAGTAGTGATATTATTCCAGCCAGCATCCGCGGTTGGATAACTGCTCGATCCAAAATCGATATACAGCGTGGTCAATTGCGGAACTTGGGGCGGCAACGAACTTCCAAGCGGAACAACATCTAAAAAGCTATCTCCGATACGTAGCTCATCCATCATCTGCTCATGAGCGCGAAAGCTAATATAGGCCTCAGAAATATTGACCAGTCCAGTGTTAGCACTGTCATTTAAACTGAAACCGCTGCCAGATGTTGGGACGGTCACACCATCAACAACTGGATTAATCCATAGCTCTCCAGCGCTCCCTAGCTTAAAACAATAAACCAGCAGAAACACATCCGCACCTACCGTCGAAAATTCGCCTCCGGGAATATTACCCAGAAATTTAGATGTATGGCTGCTGACATTGTTCCAGCTCTTACCTGCTCCATAATTCTGAACACTGCCCCATGCGTTACGCTGCAAGCGAATCCCGAATCCACATTCACTGCTAGAGCTGACTCCTCCGGGAGCCCTCAACAACATACTGACCCAAACTTCCGACTTCGCACTCAGGTCAATATCATTGAAATCAGCCAGCAAAGATCGCGTACCGCTTCCCCAACTCGTCGTTGAGCTAGCACAACCGCCATTCACTTGTAGACTGCCATAAGTCAAACCTGTGGGCAGATATAGTGCGTCATCATCTACAGACGCAGTACTCCAGTTTCCTGACGATGCCGCTGTTAGCTTATCCGGATCATTTCCGTACTCAAAACCTTCATAGTAGAGGAGGTCTGCCGTCATGCTTTGAAGGGTAATACACAAGCATACTAAGACACCCACAATTGATTTATTACAAATAATCATCGCAGTTTATTTTTGGGGGTTATGTTGTAGATATGCGCCTTCGCTCAGCTCCGGCGCAGTAGAAAATCAGACAAAAATACTTAAATAATTACTTCCCTTTTAAATATTATTTTCGTATATGAATATACTTTATATCTTATTTGATATTAAATATAAAAGTGAGTGATGCCGGTCTCATTCGAGAACAAACAACCGAATGAATCGCTGAGCGCCATCTGAGAGCTTAGTATTGTCTCGTGCACAATACCTGGTTGCCGAGTCCTCGATGACAGTTACGTGCGGTCCACCTTGGTTCCAGACAGACAGGTCACCACTTACTTGCGCTTCAAGCAAACCATGGGCACTTGGATTGCGAACCACATCGACCATCAAATAAATCGCATCCCCATCCTGGTGTAGCATAATGTCAGGCGCGGCCGAATGCGCAGAAGGATCTGTCCCAAGCTCGAACTCAATGATGTTTGCCGTGCCATCTCCATCCGGATCAGATTCGCCATCCGCATCTGCTCCAACCAGCCCATGGCGGGCCGCCCAAAAACCAAAATCACTGGCATAGGGCATCTGCTCATTAATTCTTAAAAAGCCGATATAGCCATAAGCTTGTTCAACGCCCTCGGCATCCAACGGTTCGACCAGGAGCGTTAATCCACCGAAGTCATCGACAACGATGTCGGACAAAGTCACGTAATCATCTACGTTATCACCTACATCGATGTAAACCGATTGACCTCCCACAGAGTAGCGCGTAATACGCGGCCCAACTCCACTGCGAGACGCAAACAGATCCATTTCGATGATGGCGGTAGGATCAAGTCCTTCAATCCGCAACGCCCCCACGCCCCCACCATTAACATAAAAAGCATCACTAGTGACTTCCTGCGGCGCGAGAATTGAGCCCTGTTTGCCCGCTGTAGTAATCCCCGAGAACGCATCGATTACCTCGACCGAAACTGCTGTCGGATGAGTCGTTCCATCACTAAGGACGACCACATCCAATCGAGAGCCAGCTGCCGTTTGGGATAGTGAATTCCAGTAATGGCCACCGGAATCAGCCACCGACGCCAATAAATCGGCCGAACCCAGATCCAGCAGCCAAGTCCGACTCAGCACCTCATTGGTCATTACCAACGCTGCCGGACTCGATATATAGGACTCCCCTTCTTCACCATAGATTCTTGCCTCATATTTTCCAGCATGACTGAGATCAACGGCATCCAAAACCAACTCAGCTGAAACTTCCCCGACTAGCTCAACGCCGTTATGATCCCAGCGGATTTGTGTGGCGAGGCCATCATACTCCACTGAAAAAGTGACGCGCTCCCCAACAAATGCCGCAACATCACGGGGGGATTTGATAATCCGCAAAGGTGGCACTTCACCTTCATAGACAATCCCCGCACCCATCCCAGCGAGGATTTCCTGAGACCAAGCGGCCCGCCCTCCGGTCCCCAAGTGGATTCCATCCGCCGAAAGCGTGTGCTGATTTTTCAGGAAATAATCATAGGCATCGACAATGGGCTTGTTTGCCACCGAATC
Above is a window of Cerasicoccus sp. TK19100 DNA encoding:
- a CDS encoding alpha-mannosidase — encoded protein: MITSPKTLAKLARIEANYRARIFLPQSVLNSEYLETSEHWRAVPAKNSNWQHADSGLKWGSSGSSAWFLASWTADQDYHEPLFIAADTGGCEAMFWINGKPAGIFNHADYKHQRGDHVALLLTTSARAGETFEIAVESYAGHEIVGVHPGDTPETQDAYRPPFTREYKTINLLRRDEQVMDFVIDLHLARTLEEGLPERNFRKGELLAALSEVFATIWEEPDTVEENVWRECLRRASKILKTVLAKRNGDSAPRAGLVGHSHLDTAWLWTIDETIRKCARTYSNVLRLMEQYPEYRFVQSSALHADFMREHYPEIFDGIQRRAREGRWEPNGGAWVEPDVNLAGGEALIRQFIYGQGFTQEHFGYKSDVFWLPDTFGYTAALPQILLGCGIRYFLTTKLSWNETNSFPYDTFWWEGIDGSKVFTHFNDIHCAPDPGTLLNKLAGSGPKDFRTTENCVRHPDVNQMRLVSFGKGDGGGGPDFTMLEVARRVGDIDGCPRGEYTTVSDFMQELENHAVRAPLYCGELYVESHRGVFTQQASIKRLNRAAEFALHNLEYCAARAQLTDVNVDRARLERLWKTLLLNQFHDILPGTSIPEVHDRAIRELSALVADARAFSTELLDKLSDSATDAISLHNTLSWNRESAWIPAEFPLPANVVAQTIDTPWGERRHILAGLNLPPLGASVLPINRIPQDTNKAAAETDCPFTFDGSVVTTPYANIRLDEAGCIDSWIDLASGRELRAPNRGPLNNLVFGEDIPAQWDNWDIDADLESKLAPLVSKCEIKVAAKGSLQLRLRRKVQLTPRSWLEQDMVFHAHTARVDFETAVQWEEPHRYLGAEFPLAIHSPTARHEIQFGHLQRGTHANFSEDRARFEVSQHKWSDLSEADFGVALLNDGKYGLSVRGGKIRLSLMKGGGHPDPRGDRGFHFFTYSLLPHHGGFSVESVVRPAYEQNTPLLIHTSATRETASLIDNVAPNAVVETIKPAEDGRGIIVRLYDAAGAASKLAFTPAASLTQQTDCNLLEEPVDTPEWHRPFGIRSVRLTR
- a CDS encoding GntR family transcriptional regulator; translation: MSSSDYQEEEFIRQSNFVQCDDSTRYQAAKSMIRRMVLSGEVGQSQQLKPELEICRDTNLSRTTVRKAIADLVEEGLLVRFRGRGTFVNIERSKSQQKLLALLVSHHEGVSGAYDLMIRGAQDAAARLGYQLILANARNEMSTAMDQVIRLNELRVAGTLVVPLQTSETHKHTKSIVNALIQTGQKVVLVDDYSQDGHVSVSSQNKEAMVDLTNHLIDQGYRRIAFLTCLSTEVACEREAGFLEAMKEHGLDLPPEYFLTVGKREPEKQGIQEIDVFMAMREPPEAIICLHDIIALNAMKRCKERGWRVPEDVAIVGFDDLPQAAVSSPPLTSVHQPLRRCGARAVELIVKLLEGVEIEHRNNRLPCHLVIRESSKKAVTVET
- a CDS encoding GDSL-type esterase/lipase family protein; this encodes MYLNWPLAFIRQRVRFPVKRGIFQRLSVVAISVFFYASSSPAAPATGLRVKPLAAYDTHSAGAFSDAMLEGLTPASIRIAGGEEWIGTMQLPAMLEGGFMTFTATIKDYLVEAEVSSDSQDGVDGSWSPLPITLWQQNENMIWRAQKVELPVMESSAWLRLRITANPSVSKMDIRNLELHAYDRLGRDDYWLMIGASISSQGTDMRLFKERVQELYGDTWDPVLFNLGISGTYSNSWLQGSPNRLEQAIALHPRAKYAFVHLGGNDVSADRPYVEGSESNAEIEANLRRIYTTLIDAGIQPIPMRLTFRDYKDDPPVLGGINEGNGSLPYNLQIVDPLVEELVPSAFDSVANKPIVDAYDYFLKNQHTLSADGIHLGTGGRAAWSQEILAGMGAGIVYEGEVPPLRIIKSPRDVAAFVGERVTFSVEYDGLATQIRWDHNGVELVGEVSAELVLDAVDLSHAGKYEARIYGEEGESYISSPAALVMTNEVLSRTWLLDLGSADLLASVADSGGHYWNSLSQTAAGSRLDVVVLSDGTTHPTAVSVEVIDAFSGITTAGKQGSILAPQEVTSDAFYVNGGGVGALRIEGLDPTAIIEMDLFASRSGVGPRITRYSVGGQSVYIDVGDNVDDYVTLSDIVVDDFGGLTLLVEPLDAEGVEQAYGYIGFLRINEQMPYASDFGFWAARHGLVGADADGESDPDGDGTANIIEFELGTDPSAHSAAPDIMLHQDGDAIYLMVDVVRNPSAHGLLEAQVSGDLSVWNQGGPHVTVIEDSATRYCARDNTKLSDGAQRFIRLFVLE